In the Arachis hypogaea cultivar Tifrunner chromosome 20, arahy.Tifrunner.gnm2.J5K5, whole genome shotgun sequence genome, ATTTCTTCCGAAAGAGTCTCCGATTGCAGGACCTGCACAAAAGATTTAGTAGAAAAAATACCATTATTATCAAACTTCCAGACAATATTATCCTCTCTACTAGCTGATAGTTTCACCAACCTTAACCTCTCATGAAGTTGATGAACCAATTCCAACTCCCACTGGAACAACTCTCTCCTCCATTGAAAATTCCagatccactctaacccatcccagaacccacaGTCCCCTATCACAGATCCTTGTTggtttgaaaaagagaagagcctTGGAAAAGTTACTTTTAGAGGGCCACCTTGCACCCAATTGTCTACCCAAAACAGAGTTCGGCTGCCATTCCCTACTTCCATCGCCAGGCCATGAAGAAGTTTTTCTTTCACCTATTGGTCTGTTATATTCAACTGACAGATGTCTTTCCACGGGCCTCCCTTCACTGGTAAGGTCTGACTAGCTAGCATAATGTTTGGGTTCAGATTATTACAGGAGCAGACCACCTTCTTCCACAACGGGCAATCCTCCTTTAaaaacctccaccaccacttaaacaacagTGCTGTGTTTCGAAGCACTGCATTTTCGACCCCCAAGCCTCCAGCCTTCTTTGGAGCCTGAACCACTTCCCACTTTACTAGAGGCATCTCATAGCTACCATCCTCCCTACACCACATAAATCTCCTTTGGAGTGCAATCAACTTGTCAGTGACTGCTTTTGGCATCTTGTATAGGCTAAGGTAATAGATCGGTAAGCTATTCAACACCGATTTGATGAGAACTAGCTTGCCTGCTTTGTTTAGAACCTTCGCTTTCCATAAGCTGAGCTTCTTTTCTGCCTTATCTATGATTGGCTTCCAAGTCTTCACTAGTCTCGGATTAGCTCCTAGCGAAATTCCAAGGTATTGAATTGGTAGACCAGCTTGCTTACACCCCAGAAGGCCATACACCTGCTCCACCCATTCCTGATCACAGTTAACCGGGATCAAATTCGACTTATCAAAATTGATGCTCAACCCAGACATCAACTCAAAACAACGCAACATCCTCTTATAGTTCACAATTGTTCCTGTCTCCGTAGGGCAAAACAAGATTGTATCATCCGCAAATTGGAGATGCAACAACTCAACATGATCTCTCCCTACCAGTAGCAGAGTAATTTGTCCATTCCTCACGGCCTCCCCCAACATCCTATGCAACATATTGACCATAAGCACAAACAGAAGAGGAGAGAGTAGATCACCTTATCTTAGTCCTCTCTCCATTTTGAACGGCCTGGTTGGAGATCCATTAACCAGCACAGACATAGATGCCGTACTGAGACACTCTTTCACCTAATTCCTCCATCTTTGTCTGAACCCTATCTTCTGAAGCACTATATCCACAAAGCTCCACCTGGCTATATCATAAGCTTTCTGAAAGTCAAGCTTAATGATTGTCGCCTTCTTTCGACGCGTCTTAAGCCATTGAACCGTCTCATAAGCAATGAGGGCACCATAATGTATTTTCCTATCCTGAACAAACGCACTTTGTGTCTCTCCTACCAAATCCGGCATGACTGTTTTCATTCTTCGCACCAAAACTTTGGATATCACCTTATACACACAATCCACCATACTAATCGGCCGAAAATTCTTAATCACTTTAGTACCCACGAGTTTCGGAACTAGCATCACCCATGTGACATTGGTGATCTTAtaaagtttttaaaataattgttagTTGATcttatacaaaaattataatattttttccgaTTGTCTCGGACGAAGGGGTGCCTATAATTTCCCtataatgtataatagtatgTGATTAACTATTTTATCTTAATCacattttctttttggttttttattctttttggtGTGTTCGTGCTTATCTCTGAAGAATCTTGATGTGGGCCCAAGATGTTTGTGGACTGTTAATTTTGTTGGGATTGCACCTTTTGATCTCTCATTTCGTGAAAAAATGGAAAAAGGAAAACAGCGTCGGTTTGACGCGAATAGGCAATCATGGGCTTAGACTTTTGatccaaaatataaaagaataaacTATTAAACAACCGAATATTGTCTTGtgaatgtaataattttttttttaaaaaaaaaataggttatatttcattaattattaaaaaataaaatataaagatatctAAAAGTAGGGCAGCATAATAAAAggtaagaattttttaaaaatactacaCTAAAGGTATTTATCCAACAGTGCGTGGTCGTAAACgaaaaaaaatcttaaagaagaaagaataataaaTCAGATTGATTGAAACTAATAGTTTGTCTCACGAAGAAGACGACCTAAACTGAGAGTTCTTTGGATTTCCCAAAGtaacttgacagagcttgctagaatggcagacggcatTGAAGTAGAACTTTCAAAAATCAACTTGTTGCGAGCTTTCTAGCAGTTTCAACAAATGATGACAATCAATTGAGAATTACGATTAGCATTCTTCAGCGAGTTAAGCatctctgttgatgcagtccaccatgtccaaaagtcgttagaactctgaggggaaagacagtcacgaagataactctaagaccatacatctttaattctagagcaatcgatcaaacaatgagtgactgtttttgttgcttcatgacagcaggggcatattggtgatatagatggaATGCGGTGATGAATCTAAGCAAGCACCGGAAGCTGGCCatcgagagctttccagataaatagcttaactttatgaggcaagttcaactttcatagatcaatccacgactttttctgctgcatataattagggcaaaaTTCTAGAGACagatggtaaaataaataatcaattctGTAACATGAAGCTGTATCATATTGTGAATGCAATAACTTATTAGTCCATCATAAATTCTTAAATGAAATTTAATATCACGGCGAAATAGTCATTGacttatcaaataaaaaaagcaagaaaagaaatttGAACATCGTAAATATGTAATAATTAAAATACTGATTCGCTTTaacatgacaaaaaaaataaatatataataaatttaaattccgTTTTATGCATGTATCAACCTATTACTAGTAAATGACAgtaataaatacttaaataaaattttgatttatgatatattaatttttaaaaaacacatgttaaatttataaattaaaaataaaattattaaaaaaaattttattaaaaatataaaaaatttaaattttttataataataaatttgtcatacatttttaaaatacatattaactaAATCCATATAAAAAGGGCAGAAGTATTTTAATTATAAGCATAAATTGGTGTAATTCACCAATGTGTTTTTCCCTTAATGTATCAGCCTCTTGGTTGACGCAGGTATTTACTGTGCAAAAAATAAGCTTATTAAGGTATTTGTGGTTACGGATAAGAACAAAATCCTTTtctatattaaaattgaaaaaatattgtgTGTCTTTTTGACCGATGACACCGAGGCCATGCGAAATTGCAATTGGATTTTTTACTTCAAATGATTCTGATTTCATCGTGCAAAGCAAAGTTCTTGCCCTTGAATTTACCGAATTGCACATACCATAAATAAAACTTTGCTACCAATATTCAATTCCATCCTTCAACATATCTATTATTTCTGCATTAGCATTACCTTCTTCCTTTTTCGGGGAAAATAATGAAATTACAGGTATCCCTTTATTTTATTGTTTcccattttatttatcttatcttgtttttttGGTGGATATATATTTCTAATGCAAATATTATGGGTGATCAAGAGGTGACCAAGGGAAAAATATATCTGCCCAAGAAGAGTAAGTTAAGATAAGATTAAGAGAATTAGAGGATTGATTTATTAGGGATATTGATGTTTCAGTTAGAGAATTAGAGGTTATTATCACTGGTTGATTATAATTAgtatatactaattaattattaaccatttatatttatttgttactaacttatataaattcaaatctctatgataaatttaaagaaaaatatagagaGCCAATGTAATTGGAGTACAACGTGtacaatttgtaattaaaattaaataataattaaattaattaattattatttatttttaattttaaattcaaccTAAATAAATAGCTTATTGTAAATATTGTACAGATATTTCATTAGCTTCCTAGTGAGATTCTAAGCTTAAtatcatgattttcaaaaaaaaaaatttcacttttATTCTTACATCTAAATTATATtggaaaaaaaatctaaattatataaaaagaaaTCTAAATTTAAACACATAAGAATTTGCTTTAATACCAGCTGATTAATCGCTTATTAGTAGATGAAAAACTTATAATCATTGGCAAGAATGTAATTTTCACTTAGAATTTTTCTAACTTTATGAATATTAATGTGTTGGTTAGATTGAGTATGAAAAGGAAATTGAGATGTTGTCAAAGGAACTAGAGAAGAGCAAGTTGGAGGTAGAAGCAAAACATGAAGCACATATGCAAGCAATGCTTAGGCTTGAACGGAGCCAAAAGATGACTTATGAGATGTCCACATTGATGAAGAAGTGTGACACTCACAAAAATAAGTACATCAAGGAATGTATGGAGGCAAGAGCTCGCATACACGAGCTCGAGTCGAGAGCGCAAATGGAACTGCCGGAGGAGAAGAGCAATGAAGAACAACATATTACAATATCTTTGAAAGAGTACAAGTCATTGGTTGAAGAGGCTAAGAAGGAAAATAGTGAAGTTGGAAGCCATTTAGAGATAGCATTGTTGAAAAAGGAATTGGAAGATGCAACAATGAAAATTGTAGAGCTAAAAGGTGAATGTGAAGAAGCTCTAAATAGGGTTAAAttggttgaaaaagagaagatggCATTGGAGGAAAAGTTGAAGAGACAAAGGGAACATAGGCATAGAAAGAGGGCTGCACTAGCTGCACTTAGGGAGGTATCTACACCTCAACATTTTGGTGCTTCCACATCTTATGGAACACCTAAAGTGTGCCAACCGTTAGGTAAAGTTCTCAATATTAAGTCCTTGTAAAAGGAACTCTTTGATATAATGTcaaattattgtatttgtatatttGTGTCTAGTAATAGGACCAACAGTTTGATatgtttttgttatatatatgtatgtatcttATTAGAAAAATAGTAGATGGTCAAGGAAATATGGCTCATCCATAATAGCAAATTTTGGTGCTTATTATTTCTTTGTAATTTAGTCCATTTTAATTCATATAATTAAGTACACGTCAAAGTCTTTTTATGAATTTGTTAAACGGTAAGACTTGGCATCATGCAACTTATAACTGGACCAATTTAGTTAGATTTGGTTAACAAAAACACTTAAACGTGTAATattagaaaaagtataggtagacaatgaaaatactaaacaatgtgaacaatggatatatcgaatgttcaattcactaggtgtgtGGATAGTaagttatcctaatattaagatttagatggATAATTTAaaggtgtagtgtgtttttattttattaggctAATTTTAGAGCATATTATTCACAAAAGTCATTATCTACCTAGCAAAGTCTGTAATATTATTCTACAATTAAAAGATGTATTATTAGACTTAAATGCTAGGTAGGACCGACACATCACTTCTGATAAAGTCTATTATTTTGCAtccagatatttttattttatttaattcagtaattatccaaattaattcttaagatttttaatattagaaaaatttttaacaataaaaattttaatcctctaaatttcaaaatatataaaacaatctttaatatatttttgataaaatgAAACCAAACTGATCTTATCCATacaaaaaattcttataaatCAGTTTTACATAAAGGTTCCAACTCGGTTGGAAGAACATCTAAAGAGAGAAAATCAGAGagatatttaaaattttcttcTGCTAACCAAtttcacatttattttattttattgtcgaATTATATTAGATAACTCGAATACGATATCTCTTACCGAAGAAAGAGGACCTATGTCGCCTAAGGTATGACTCATTGGCCACATTTGTTTTTGTGTTGGTCCGATTCGACCCGATTGGGTTCCAAAATTTAAGCCAGACCCTCCATTTTGACGGGTTTGGTAGGCTGGGCTGGCGGGTTCAATCTATTTTTTGTCACTcctaccaattaatgaaggtttttttttttaagattttagacttTCAGGGAGTCACATTTTTGTGTCCACTTCTCTTCATGAAGCCCAAATAAATTTTTGATGACTAAGTCATTCATTATTGGACTTTGACATATTCATTGTTTTCTATTAGGACAATTTCAGTAAGTACCCATCATTTACCAAAATAAAACCTTAtaccaaaaaccaaaaaaaaaaaaaaattccatataTAACGACCCAAAATAACATTATTATTGTGTTTTATCTGACTGTCATGCATTTCTCATTAATTCTTTTATCAACATAATTATGCTAGGCAAGTTATACATAATAAAACACTTACATATTCATAAAACACTAGGTAGATATAGTCACAAttattaacaaataataatattctttgagttataaaagtaaaaagtgttttaatgaaaaatttaaaagaaatcacATGGATTTTAATCTATGGCTATTTAGATTTTGGTTAGACACTTCACTTGGCTTTAATTCCAAGTCTTGGGTCTACCCTTGAAAGGAAAAAGGGAAACCTAATACCCAATGGGGTTGCAACTTGCATCAACAAATATGAATGTGTTGATTATTTCCAATTTTTCCAGAGGCATGTGCTAATCACGTGCTCAATCTAGACTAATGAACACATGACACCTCTATGATCATGCATTTGGTAGACTTggctgaaaaaataaaaatcagtaCATGTTTTAGGAAGAGTTTCAGGTGTACCGGAAACACTGGTattccagttgttttaaccgttgatctaaattataaaaaatatatataatatatattaattaaaatcaacggttaaaataattgaaatatCGGTATTTTTcggtacacttaaaattttttccaTGTTTTAAATCAGAACAAGGTGTAAATTAAATGATGACATAAAGTGAATTTGGCCACATACTATACTATTTTGTCAGGTCAAAGTCAACATGTCTACTtgtcaaattaaattaattaaaattaaatactgTATGTACTACACATATAACACGTGTGGTGGGGATAAGAACTACTTGTTTGTTTCCATGAACAGCCATAAAGTAATTTTAAGACTCTACCAGCATGTAGGGCATAATTGTAGCATGTTTGAAAATCGGTGTTGGGAGTTGTGTCAAATTTAGTTTGCTGATTTTGATATTGTTTACTTTAGAGAATTtggaatttgaaaagaaaattatatggtacaaatctaaatctgtacagatttaaagatttgttTTCTTAAACCACACTTTTTAAAGTcacacttttcacttaaaactgtagctcttcacaaagaaaaacgtcacctaatggaaaaaagtaaattagaagatttaagagaagaaataattaagttatcgaaattaatagatcaaaaattaatgattttaactaatgttaactgtaatgacaccgaattcttaaaatcaatacaaaattatttttctcaaaatctttattttactataagttttattgaaggacttcaaaaacctgaaaaaatttatttttcacacggaatttctaagaaatgttaccatggaaatgattccccacatctttatcatacttttaacccacaattaaattctatagtagatatgcttgaagaaatattagtatctataaaatttcaaagaaataaggaaaaagaaaattccaaagaagaaaaatttcaaaatataatcaacataacagatttaaaagtaaaaccaccactaaaattatgaatattgaagaaaaattagaagaagttacaatgctttttaaacaattaaaaatggctcaagaaaataatattatggaacagggatttcagatagaagaagaattagtaaattctgaaaatatagaaaatgaagaacacatcctagattattcaagtgacgaagaaccagcaattccaatacaagtaaaaaatgaagctggaacatctagggataatcaatctcaatttaaatgggaaacaggttttgataattatgcttttaaaaaaggatttataaataaagattcaaaatatacaaaaacaccatcaaaatacgttcctaaaatccaggaaatggaaggagaaagaatgctcgatttagactgtaaaaagaatgaaaaagaaattttcgaaaactggttgaattccttcttattagaagcctttactaatccaaaacttaatgaattatctggaagagatatttggaattacatagggtttcatactaaaggagctataagagattatatgacatcaatagaaaaccaaataatagaagaattagcaacaaaaacaacagcttatgataagatattatatataatgatgattctatataaagaattttttggaaaaaatattatagatcataaacaagaagtctataataaagaatatcaagaagcaaaaaatcatttagctaacattcagatatatgatctatgtaatgtggagtcttatatatgtgaatatagaatacattattacaaattaaaagaagaagataaaaatcattatcttagtatgtatataacaaaacttccatatcctgccaatgaatttattatgggaagatttataagagaaataaatagaggaacaattgaaaataattttggtggagcaacctctgcaataagagaggaaataaaagaacgttgtatgcaagaagcaactcaaaaaagatttgcaaatataattagaatttgctgtcaggataacgaagagatacctcaaaaatatggtcttaataaaaatttttaaagaaaaagaaaatatcaatttagaaaaagaaaatattatccaaactggagaaaaaagaggtattttagaaaaagaaataacaataaaaacaaaagacaaaaaagtgattattgcccgaataaaaaagaaaattgtaagtgttggtattgccaagaagaaggacactatgcaaatgaatgtccgaaaaagaaggataaaaaggatcttactaaacaaatagaaattgctaagtcctgttttatggaaccattagaagaatctgatgataacttagactatatttttgaatatgtctcggaaacagactcagagactgagtaataatgctacatttattactataaaaataacagaaaagtttataaatgctttcatagattctggagcaacgcaatgctttgctagttcaaacataaaacttgattggaaaaaattaaagaaaccattaagagttagaatagctgacaaatcaatacataaaattaaccaaaaagcagagatggttgaaatttttattcaaaattataggttcattgttccatctatatatatgttagactctggaatggattttatcataggaaataattttttaaagctatatcatccattcattcaagaattaacatatatagttttaaaagcaccacacgattcttcaataaatcaaaaatcaaaacgtataaaaataccaactaccactatagataagatcttaaaatttaaaatattttctatattagagacatgttatttaaatttatactttcagataaatatcccaaaaaatagtcttgaaataaagatagaagaacttttggatgaaatttgtgctgaaaatcctttagatgttaaaaatacaaataacgaattagtaagtattaaattaaaagatcctacaaaagagataaatgttccaaataaaattccttattccgcaagagatagagaagagttttcattagaatgtagagatcttttggaaaaaggaattataagattaagtaaaagtcctcatgcggctccagccttttatgtcgaaaataataatgaaattaaaagggaaaaacgaagaatggttattaactataagaagatgaatgaagcaactattggtgatgctcataaacttccaagaaaagattctattttagaaaaaatcaaaggagcaacttggttttcatctcttgatgcaaaatcaggatattggcagcttcgtttagacgaagaaacaaagaaattaactgcttttacttgcccaacaaaagaatcaacaagtgtgttactttatgaatggaatgtattaccattcggattaaaacaagccccaggtatttaccaaagatttatggaagaaaatctaaaagagttaaatgaatttgttttagtgtatattgatgatatactaatttttacaaaacaggatagagaagatcatcttcaaaaattattaatagttttagaaagatgtaaagaaaaaggattagttcttagcaaaaagaaagcaagaatagcaaaacaagaaatagagtttcttggattaattctatctactcaaggaaagctaaaacttcaaccaaatgtcctataaaaggtaaatttatttcctaataaaatagaagatagaaaacaattaccaagatttttaggatgtataaattatatttctgatcaaggatttttaaagaatataacagaatacactaaaagcttatttccaaaaataagtactaaaaaagaatggaaatgggatgaaaaagatagtatgcaaattcaaaggattaaagaattatgtgaaaaacttccagaactttatattccagaagaaaatgactacttaatagtagaaacagatgcttcagacataacctggtcaggatgtctaaaagctaagaaagctataaaaagtctggaacaaggaaaagaatcactagattctaaagatttcctaaaggaattactttgcaggtatatttcagggacttttactccaacagaacagagatataccactcatgaaaaggaaactctagcagcaattaaatctcttaaaaaatggaaaattgatttactaccaagagaatttacattaacGACAGATTCAAGccacctaacaggtttcatacgatataatttaaaagttgattataatcatggacgattggtaagatggcaattatttttgttacaatatccaataaaaattgaatatattaagggtgacaaaaatgttattgcagatacattaacaagagaatggagttcgtctacaacgcattagatcaagaaattcaaaaatatgagcaagagctcgaaaaatgcaagcattgtcagcaaataaggacacagatccaatccctcaagaaggccatcgaagcaatgaaatcaacacaacaagcagaaacatcagagttcagccagctaagcatggtggacaaatcaggtgaagaaaaaatttcagaaaataaaacaattgctgaaatcattaaaaaatccacccaagataaaaaatattatgtaatttataatggccccatgaaaggagtatatgatgcctgggaaaaagcagcaccattcacacaccagtcaaagataattcataaaggagggttcctaacactggaagaggcaaagaaATCCTTcaaggaatatgaagctcttcatccagagcaaaccctaaaaagagcagataaagctccaattcaaacccagagaacagggataataagaaacattcctacatgggctgaaatcaaggaaaagaaaagggtctgtagatctaatctcagagaaacccttaacatagtcctgaattggactgaagaaaaaagggcaattttgggatattatcctgtTGCCAaagaacaactaacaaagctggttatatttccagatgcttccccatctgacacctatcagtttttccagtatggattaattgatacaatcttaatttttaatgatctaaaaattattagtgagtttcctgcaggattcgttgatacagtaaagagatttaaaaatatgattgacaatgtaaatccaagggatatatccctaaaatttacaaacagtcaacctatttttaatgaagaagaagaatgcttggttccagcacaccaagtaatattcatgtccgtcttcccaggaaattttcaaccaattgatcaaattcaagatttaacaatttacagtcatgaaggaaggctagccagcacattagcaagggtctttgaaagaactcaaaaaataacgaaggaatttcacacaaggattaattataaaagtagaaatactctacttgtgtccagtaaaagaaatgaaattgaagaaagagagatgagactcttggtagaatttgaatcagcattctacaacttatctggacttttagaaaagctccctgaagggataaagaggaatctctgctatttgataaaagacagagaagaccacaagtgccagctatgtgcctcagagttatctgaagaaagcaataatgaaacggaatcaactcacatgatgaAGGAAGAAGACAATACATCTGAcggtcacatgataaaagaagaggacagcacatctgaagcatctctcaacattattgcatagtgacgtaagcacttaggtcatagagcaccaacaatgtagctggtgaaagagaacaaacaatgacgtaagcaatgacgtcataagaagggtaaggatgggaattgtccatcaaacccaactattataaataggctgcttaggcaattgtaaagGCATCAGACAATAggaagcaggaggctaagagtactcatatgctaggagagcaaggaggaagctgccgagacgattctatagtctgaggaagaatccccttagggaaaaatagttctaaactcccctctggagttagtatctacaatctcccctctggagataaaaactccttatgtaaaatatactgaataaaggaagtttttctctagaaaggtacatcttcattctagtctttcaattatgaattatttagaaagtttagaattaacagaagaatctgattattatagattaactgctttattagataatgaaaagcaggctgttctaaaaacagaattaaatctcaaatcaaatgaaaattttaataaacaaaatcttttaaaagaagtttttaacagaaaaaatataatatactatgaaaaaattcaacttgaagctcctataaaaataaaatctgccaatggagaacttgaaatagctttgataaataatgaagaattgagtaaacagattgagaaaattaaggatcaacaaaaaagatctaaaactggatggattcatattagtactatacaagtcttaattaaatctacatatatgaaaggaattaattcaccaataagtttagcaatctgtgacaaaagaattactgatgacccaatagatcaaataattggaattgttcatggaaatttggcaaacgtaaatgttaaatttaatgcccatcttggatatgctatacctttatcaactgaaaatcttggaagatctgtaagtttggcttataaatttcatagaaagaatctaatggaacaagatgatgaaccattttcaattacatatgcaataaattatgctttaacaaatagccatcatagtataatatttaaaaagagagaaagaatttatgtcgatgaattat is a window encoding:
- the LOC114926096 gene encoding uncharacterized protein, with the protein product MKLQIEYEKEIEMLSKELEKSKLEVEAKHEAHMQAMLRLERSQKMTYEMSTLMKKCDTHKNKYIKECMEARARIHELESRAQMELPEEKSNEEQHITISLKEYKSLVEEAKKENSEVGSHLEIALLKKELEDATMKIVELKGECEEALNRVKLVEKEKMALEEKLKRQREHRHRKRAALAALREVSTPQHFGASTSYGTPKVCQPLGKVLNIKSL